Genomic DNA from Endomicrobiales bacterium:
AAGAAACACCCTTGCCCTTAACTGTTTTTGCAATTATTACAGTTGGCTTACCAACTGTGTTTTTTGCCTCTTTATAAGCACTAATAACTTGAGCAAAGTCGTGACCGTCAATTTCTATAGTGTGCCAGCCAAAGGCGCGGTATTTTTCCGCCAA
This window encodes:
- a CDS encoding transketolase; amino-acid sequence: LAEKYRAFGWHTIEIDGHDFAQVISAYKEAKNTVGKPTVIIAKTVKGKGVSFMENVADWHGKAPSKEQLQKAFLELQ